CTATAAATACAACTGTATGCTGAGATCTGTGAGTTCGACCACATCTCCTGATGTGGAAGTGATCCTCAACATAGGAGGAAATGTGAAAAGTGCTTACTTAGCACAGCACTCAGTCCACAGGGAATTTCTCAGCTTTCAATGACTTTAGAAGATACTTGGGTTGAGAGAGGGCGAGTGAGGAAGGAGACTGAAAAATAGTTGAAAAGCAAACGTCAAACTGGCACTGTGTGTGCTGCAGGGACAGAGAGACAACCCTTGGTCATGTGGGGTCACACCAGGGGTGGAAGGTAGGGCTATCTGGTCAGCACACGGCAGGGGGTTCCTGGGTCCACCCACCTACAGCACATGGTTAATGGGCAGGACAGCTGAAACCTGCTCCCTGCAGATGCAGCCAGGGGCAAAGGGGGACGAGGACTGTGTCAGACTGCTTGAGGAAGCAGGCTCATGGGTATTCCTTGGGATCTACCCGCACACTTTACTTTCCTGATTGTCAAGGAGAGAAAAGGACAACTGTCTCAGTGAGGAGGTGTGATGGCAAACAGGAACCCACCTGGGCTCTGGTGGAAGACATGTATCTGGAATGGCTTTCCCAGGAGAAAGCAGCCCCCTCTCACCTGAAATCCACAGGCTCATTGTGTTACAGATGTCAGACTTGAACTCGTGCGTGTTGAACCAGGACTGAgggaagcagcagcagaagctggtGTACAGGGCTTTACTCAGAAGCGATGGCAACCTCTGGGAGCAAAAGGAGCCCGGGCAATGTTCTGGACATTTCCACACCCAGAAAAGAGCCCCTGACTTCAGAAAGGACCTGTGATAAAATGCTCTACCTGACACTGTGCTACCTTCCTGATCACATGCTTAGCgttcgtgctcagttgcttcacttgtgtctgactctctgcgaccccacggactgtagcctgcccggctcctctgtccatgggattctccaggcaagaatactggagtgggttgccttctccttccaggggatcttcctgccccagggatcgaatccacatgtcttacgtcttctgcattggaaagtgggttctttaccactagtgccacctgggaagtcccatgaggGGAGCAATTTCCATCTGCAGCTGCCACATATCCAGGTGCACCCCTTATCCTACGTGGAGACCACACCTCAAACATCGTGCTATGTTGGCCAGCAACCTTCCTCTCCTCCAGTTCCTCTGCATGTGGTCTGTGGCTCAGCCCTTTCTACCACCTGGTCAAAGAGTAGCTCAAAGATGACAAGTACATTTGGCATACCCACATCTTGCTCCATCCCAGAGATAATATTTAGTCTTACTTACTGAGTTTTTTTAACGTGAACAAGTGGTACTGTTCTATCTTTTCAGCTATGCTTAGGCtcaaattatacatttatatctGGCTTTATTCATTTAACATCGTAACATAAATACTTCCCCAGGTTATTATAAactctttggaattttttttccaaaagtgaCCTTCATAATATTGTGTGAGTGGCCATTTCAAAATTTACTTAAACATGACAAGATATTGTCATGTTTCTTAGACTTTGCATTACAAATTATGCAgagtaattatatttatttatgaagtTAGCTCAGTATCTGGCACATATTAGGCAGTTAAAAATTTGTTGAATGTATGAATGAAAGCAGCTTTTACTATTTATTAGGTTATGACTTGCATTAGATGGTATAATAATAGTAATCATGGCAGCTATTATATACTGGGGGCCCATCAAGTGCTGGGTGATATGTCAGATGTCTtacaatctcatttaatccttaggaCAACTTGGTGAGAGAGGCATTAttaatattatccccattttatggatgatgaaactgagacacagacagCCTAAGTGACTTGTTAAGCAGACACTTTATCAGTATAAGTGCCTTTTAGCACATCTGCATCAATTCAGTTTCCACTCAGACTGTCCAGGGGAAATCCTTATATCCTTCATAATCCTGGGACTGACACCTTTTAATCTATGCAATCTAGCAGGTAAAAAGGAGAATTGAatgattattgttttaatttatatttttggttgttGTCAAAGATGAACTTTTTccccatttgtatttcttccctAGGGAATTTCTGGCTTATGTCCTTTGTCCATTGGGCCATTTTTCCTACCCATTTGTAAGACTTCTTTATGTTGTGTTGCATATATGCTAACAGTATTTTTGCATAAGTTCTCATTTGCCTCTTTGCAGTAATTTAaacaatttatatattaatagttaaATCAGTCTTTTATGGTTAGTCCCTTGGGGTCATATTTAGAAAGTCCTTCCCCATCCTCAAATCATATAAATGttcacttatattttcttctagcagCCCTtttagtgtatataaatatacacacacacatatacatacatgctgttgttcagtcactaagttgtgttcaactctttgtggccccatggactgtagtctaccagtctcctcggtccatgggattacccaggcaagaatactggagtgacttgccatttccttctgcaggggatcttcccgacccaggaactgaacccatgtcttctgcttggcaggtggattctttaacactgagccacctgggaagcccacatacatacacacacacatataaaaagtatatatgtatattcacaaTTTTGAAATCACATATTTAAATGCTATAGAAATAAATAGAGAAGGAAGTTTCTTATAACCTCATTCCCTGAgtttccctggatcaggaagatcccctggagaagggaatggcaacccattccagttttcttggctagagaatcccatggactgaggagtctggtgggcgacagtccatggggtcaaaaacagtcagatacgactgaggaaCTAACTCTTTCAATTTCATTCCCTAGAGAAGAGCATTGCTATGagtttggcaaatatttttccagactttttttcccactcataggcacacatacatatacatatactttttatAGTATGGAGTTGTATAagttcctttgtttttcacttaaaatatatcattatatagAGCTATAGAGCTACCTTATTTTTTGTAACTGCtgcattcagctcagttcagtcactcagttgtgtccgactctttgtgaccccataagctgcagcatgccaggcctccctgtccatcaccaactcccagagccaacccaaactcatgtccattggtgatgccatccagccatctcaccctctgtcgtccccttctcctcttgccctcgatctttcccaacatcagggtcttttccaatgagtcagctgttcccatcaggtggccaaagcactggagtttcagcttcaacatcagcccttccaatgaacacccaggactgatctcctttagaatggactagtttgatctccttgcagtccaagggactctcaagagtcttctcaacaccacagttcaaaagcatcaattcttcagcactcagctttctttatagtccaactctcatgtccatacatgactactggaaaaaccatagccttgactagatggacctttgttggcaaagtaatgtgtctgctttttaatatgctgtctaggttggtcatagctttccttccaaggagtaagtgtcttttaatttcatggctgcagtcaccatctgcagtgattttggagcccaaaaaagtaaagtctctcactgcagCATTACAAGTCAGTATATGAAActatcagcttcccaggtggctcagtgagtaaagaatctgcctgcaatgcaggagacgcaggagacgtgggtttattccctgggatgggaagattcccctagaggagggcatgtcaatccagtccagtattcttgcctggagaatcccaaggacagaggagcctggtgtccattgagttgcaaagagccagactcgattgaagcaacttagcaagcatgcatatGAAGGAAGATACCACAACTTACTACTAATTACTTTCTtatggaaagaatgttaagggcATTAACCTGGAACGAGCAGTGAATAGCTATCTAAGATGATTTGTTTTTCCTAAATAGTGGTTGATGCTCACTTTTAAGAGAGCCTCTTCGTAATGGGTCCTGGAttcacaaaacaaaagaaaagcatagTTCTGGGCTATCCGGTCGAACAGCTTGCTCTGGACCTCCTTCTTTGGCTACCAGGAATACAAATAGAGAAGGAATTACAAGAATTACTTGTTGAAACAGTCAAGGGCTGAGAACCTTAACTAAGTGTTTCATTTTTAGGAATCTTATTTGCAaggtatttaatttcattttatttatgaaatgctATAATAATTTGCTTTAGGATCTATAGAACATGTACAGAGAGGCAGGGTGTTGAGAAAAGCACCCGAAACTCTGAGCCACGAGGTCCTGACTTTGCTCTCTGCCCTGCCCTTGATCAGCCACATGACGGGCCAGTTCCTAAAGCTCAGGGTTGCTGCAGGCATGGTGCAATGTTTCCAGCCCAAGGTGTCTGGAGAAGGCATGGGTGGGGAAGGATGAGGGTGACAGGTGAGGCATGATCCATGGGTGGTCTGTGGAATCAGAGGGGCTGATAACCCATGTTAAAGAGGccaggatttaaaataaaaaaaaagaggctggGGTTTGTCCcacagaaaaataagcaaggaaAGAGAAGCAACCAGGTTTGCATTTACCTGGTACCTTTCATGAAAGATCCACCAGAAGCTATCCAGCCATATAGCTCTtacagaaggggaagagagaaactTCTCTAATTCTCTACCTGAACAGAAAGACTGGAAAAGAAACACAATCCATGttattattgcttatttatttatgtattctttgAAATTTACCTGGAGCTACAGCCAGATTCATAATCATCTCCACTCAAACCCTTCCTTTCCGCCCACATTCTATGGCTTGTTATTGTTATTAATCACACCACCTTCCCACCAGTCATCTTTGGAGTCAAAATACTTTGGGGTcaacttagaaaaagaaaaaaaacttagagcctgttatacagagtcaagtaagtcagaaagagaaaaacaaatatcatatattaatgtgtatatatggaatctagaaaaattatcttgatgaacctatttgcagggcgggaacagagacacagaggtagagcACAGACTTGTGACACag
Above is a genomic segment from Bos indicus isolate NIAB-ARS_2022 breed Sahiwal x Tharparkar chromosome 5, NIAB-ARS_B.indTharparkar_mat_pri_1.0, whole genome shotgun sequence containing:
- the LOC139176049 gene encoding protein FAM227A-like isoform X3; this encodes MARFRRLEVVNLTALPMVPLDEPLGVSLIAQNALKDAMRKNLKDNVPSCLVGSIQQVNQVIADADLSPNPLVHSLKTADKNLLAELYQYPSFDDSRPNNLPNGVDFCDLVGNVILAEKNPLSGKSFCSGRELEKFLSSPSVRAIWLDSFWWIFHERYQPKKEVQSKLFDRIAQNYAFLLFCESRTHYEEALLKRLPSLLSKALYTSFCCCFPQSWFNTHEFKSDICNTMSLWISVSFLTRPLSTQVSSKVIES